The DNA region TGGCGTCGATCTCGCCGATGGTGCGGCTGATGTTGCGCACCTCCTCCACGCTGCGGGCGGTAACGGACTGAATCTCCGCGATCAGGCGCGAGATCTCCTCGGTGGAGCGCGACGTCTGGTTGGCCAGATTCTTCACCTCGTTGGCGACGACGGCGAAGCCCTTTCCCGCCTCCCCGGCCCGCGCCGCCTCGATTGTCGCGTTCAGCGCCAGCAGATTGGTCTGGGCGGCGATCCCCTGGATCAGCTCCGCCACGTCGCCGATGCGGCCAACGGCGGAGGACAGCGATTCAATGGTGCTCTCGGTCTGTTCGCTGGCGGCGACGGCGGCACGGGTGACGCTGGCGGCATGTCCGACCTGGCTCCCGATCTCCTCGATGGAGGCCGTCAGCTGCTCCGCAGCCGATGCGACCGCCTGGGCGTTGCTGAGGGCCTGCGCCGCGGCGGCGGCGACATTCTGGGCGTTGGAACCGACCAACCCGGCCGAATTCGCCATCGCGCCGGCGTTGCGGTCCATCTCCTGGGTACGGGCGGCGACACGCTCGACCGCACCGCGGCTTTCCTGCTCCACCGTGTCGGCCATCGACTGCAGGGCCCTGCGCTTCTGCGCCTCTCCCTGGACACGCTGCTGCTCCTGCTCGGCCCGCAGCCGCTCCGCCTCGGCCATGCCGTCGCGGAAGACCAGGACGGAGCACGACATCGCGCCGATCTCGTCCAGGCGCTTCGCCCCCGCCACCTCGGCGGTCAGATCGCCGGAGGACAGCGCCGTCATCACCCGGCTGAGCTGGCCCAGCGGACGCAACAGCCGGCGCGATACCAGGTAGCCCGGCACCGCAAGCGCGGCGGCGCAAAGCACGACCAGCATCGTCGCGAATCGCATGCTGTCGTCGAAGGTCTTGAACACTTCCGCCTTCTTGATGCCGACATAGAGGATGCCGACCGGGTTGCCGGCCTTGTCCTTGATCGGGTCGTAGGCGGCGTAATAGGGCTCGCCCAGAATCTCGACCATGCCGCGGAAGGGGACGCCCAGGCGCAACACCGAATCGTAAGCGGGGCCCTGGGCCAGCGTGGTGCCGACGGCGCGGGTGCCGTCGGCACCCATCACGTTGGTGGCGATTCGGCGGTCGCCCAGGAACAGGGTCGCGGTCCCGCCGGTGATGCGCTTGATCTTGTCGACCACGAAGTTGTTGTCGTTCATCACGACACCGTCGAGCAGCAGCTTGCCGTCGGCGACGGTGAAGGAACTCCCGCGCTCGTTCAGCGCCGACCAGGCGATGTCCATGCTCAGGCGCTGCATCTCGATCGCCTGCCGTTCCAGGTCACGGACGATCACCTGCCCGATCGCGAACAGGATCGCCGTGCTGAGGATCAACATGCCGAAGAGGTTCAACACGGTGACTTTCGTGGAGATCGAAAGCCGGCCGACAAAGCTGCGCAGGGCATCCATGAGCGCCATCCACCAGGAAACAGTTTGCAAGTGCGAGTACACAGTCGTACGCGCACTATGCCATCCAGGTTTAGACCGCATTCATTTAAAATACTCGAGAGCCCTGCGACTGCTTGTCGCGATGATCAGAGCGAAGTCTTTCGGCCTCTAAGGGTTTCTTTTGAACCCGAAGCATGACCGAATCTGTCGCCGTCAGAACAGCCGCGCGCCGTCCGGCACCTCATGATCGGGGCCGACCAGCACCACCGCACCTTCGGCATCGGGCAGGCCAAGGCACAGCACTTCGCTGGTGAAGGGGCCGATGCGCTTGGGAGGAAAATTCACCACGGCCAGCACTTGGCAGCCGATCAGCGCGTCGGCGGCGTAATGGCTGGTGATCTGCGCCGAACTGCGCTTCGTTCCGATGTCGCCGCCGAAATCGATGGTCAGCTTGTAGGCCGGCTTGCGCGCCTCCGGGAAGAATTCCACCGCGCGGATGGTGCCGACGCGGATGTCGACCTTGGCGAAGTCGTCGTAGGAAATGGTCATGGCTGTTCCGATCCGGTTGAGAACCGGCGCCAGGGTAGCGCGCCCGTCCCGGTCCGGGAACCCCGCGGCCGGACATGAAAAGGGGCCGCCGACGGCGACCCCTCTTCGCAGAATCCGGTGGAACCGGAGGCCGATCAGCCCTTCGTCTTGGCGATGGCGGCCTTGACCTCGTCCAGGCTGTCCGACACGCGCTTGGTCAGGATCTCGGCGGCCTCGGTGTTCGACTTGGCGATCATCTCGCTCAGCTCGCGGATGTTGGCCAGCGACTTCTCGAAGGCGGCCTTCACCAGATCGGCCTGCTTGGCGGCCTTCTCCTCCGGCGTGCCGGCGGCGGTCAGCTCACCGACGGCGCGGTTCACGTCCTCGGTCACGTTGCGCAGCACTTCGGCCTGACGGCGGACGATGGCCTGGAAACCTTCATAAGCCAGCTGGTTGGCGGCGGTCACCGCCTCGATGTTCTTGCGCTGGCTGGCGATGATGGTCTCGATGTCGACGCCCGGAACCTTGAGGTCGCCGATCAGCTTGGACGGATCGAATTCGAGGAAGGGGTTACCGCTCGTCTTGGCCATGTTTCTCATCCCAGCATCAGTGTTTGCTGCCCGCATCGCAATCCGGGCATGTTGCGACGCAACATTGACAGGCAGAATATGCAGATTGCCCAAATGCTAGTCAATGCGGATTTTGCGGCGCAGCGTAACCTTGGCGGGAAAATCCGCCGCTCCACCCTACCCTCCGCATGGCGAACATAATCTAAGCCGTTGATGCCATGGAAGCCGGCCCGGTTCCCCGGCCATGCGGCCCTCGGCGGCCGGACCAGCGACAGAAGGTCGCACCCCAGCGCTCCGCCCTGCGCAGCGCGCTGTCGAGCGCCGCCATGGTACGCGACAGGTCGGCGGTATCGTCGTTCAGGAAGACGCGCATCACCCGCGCCTGCACGGTGCCGAGCCCGGCGACGAGAGCCGCGCCGCCACGCTGATCGGGATCGATCCCCGCGGCGCGCAGCATCCAGGCCATTGAACGGCCGAAGGCGCAGGAAAAAGCCAGCGCGGTCGCCGGATCGGCCGGAAGGTCGCGCAGCACCGCGCGCAGCCCGTCGCGGAAGGGACGCAGCGCATCGAATCGGCGCATCATCACGTCGAACAGCCTGTCGCGCGCCGATTCGGTCGGGTCGGCGGCGACATCCCCGGCCAGCACCGTGGCGTCGGCGACGCGCGACACCGCCGCCAGCACGTCGGCGCGCCCGCGATAGCGGTGATGGAAGCGGGACAGCGGGATGCCGGCGGCGCGCGCGATCTCCAGCAGCCCGACGCGGCGCCACCCCTTCTCGGCGGCCAGACGCATCGCCGCGGCGGCCACGGTGCGATCGAGGGAGTCCGGGTCGGTAGGATCGGAGCGGAAGCTGTTGTCTTCAGGCTTGTCGGACGACATGTCGGACATGGCACCACCTCCAGGCGACAGGGATCGCGTCATAAGGTGGTGCGCGGACGGGCGAACGTCACCCGTCCCACAAAAAACGTCACGCCTTGCGCACGGTCTCCACCCGTCCGCCGGTCATGCTGACCAGATCGGCGGGGGTCAGGCGGAACACCGCGTTCGGCGTGCCGGCGGCGGCCCAGATGGTTTCCAGCCGCAGCAGGTCGTCGTCGATCAGCACCAGAGGCGGGACGGCATGGCCGATGGGCGGAACGCCGCCGATGGCGAATCCGGTCGACTCGCGGACGAACTCCGGGTCGGCGCGCTCGATCTTCTCGCCGAGCAGGCGGCCGACCGCCTTCTCGTCCACCCGGTTGGCGCCGCTGGCGACGACCAGAACCGGGCGCCCGGTCTCCTTGGTGCGGAAGATCAGCGACTTGGCGATCTGCGCCACCTCGCAACCGACCGAGTTGGCGGCGTCCTCCGAGGTGCGGGTGCTGCCTTCATGCTCGATCACGCGGTGGCCGAGGCCGATGTCGTCCAACAGAGACTGGACGCGGGCGGCGGAGGGGCTGAGCGTCGTCGTCATTTCCACCCCCATCAACCGGCAAGCTCGCGCGACCGCCGGGTGGCGGCGGCGATGGCGGCGGTCATCACCGGCTGCAGTCCGTCCGGCGCCATCAGCACCTCCAGCGCGGCCTGGGTGGTGCCGTTGGGGCTGGTCACCGCCTTGCGCAGGTCGGCGGCCTCCTGCGGCGAGGCGTCGAGCAGCGCGCCGGCCCCCGAAACCGTGGCGCGGGCGAGCCGCATCGCCAGATCGGCCGGCAGACCCGCTGCCTCGCCGGCCTTGGCCATCGCCTCGACCAGGAAGAAGACATAGGCGGGGCCGCTGCCGGACACCGCGGTGACGGGATCCAGCAGACCTTCATCCTCGACCCAGGCGACGTCGCCGACGGCGCGCAGCAGCCGGTCGGACAGGTCGCGCTGGGCGGCGCTGACATGGGCGTTGGGCACCGCCACGGTCATGCCGCGGCCGACGGCGGCCGGCGTGTTGGGCATGGAGCGGACGAGGACCGCCCCCTCCCCCAGCAGCCGTTCGAAATAGGCGATGGTCTTGCCGGCGGCGATCGACAGGAAGACGGTGCCGGGACGGACCAGCGCCCGGTAGGCCGGCAGCGCCTCCTCCATCACCTGCGGCTTGACCGCCAGAACCACGACATCGGGAACGAAGCCGTCCGGCAGGGTGTCCGCGCCCGACGCCAGCGAGACCCGCGCGTCACCGGAGAGCCGCTCCGGCAGACCGGCCCGGTCGACCACCACGACGCGCGAAGCGGTTCCGGCGGCAAGCCAGCCGTCCAGCATCGCCCCGCCCATCTTCCCGCAACCGACCAGCAGCAGCGACGCACCCGTTTCCGCCGTCATGACCCCGACTTCCCCCCTGTTCATGCAAATGCAAATGTTGATGCCCGCCTCAAGGCTTACGCTTCGCCCATGGTGTCGAGAATGGCGGCGGACACCGCCTCCGGCGCGGATTTGCCGCCCCAGATCACGAACTGGAAGGCCGGATAGAAGCGCTCGCACTCCGACAGGGCGATCTCCACCAGATCCTCCAGCTGTTCCACCGCTGCGCCGCGCGACCCGCGCAGCAGCATGGTCTGGCGGAACATCGGCGTATGCTCCTCCGAGCAAACGTCGAAATGGCCCAGCCACATGCGGCCGTTCACCTCCGCCAGCAGTTCGGCGACGGCGGTGCGGCGGGCGGCCTGAACCTTCATGTCGAACTGGCAGGAGAACTGCATTGCGCTGACATCGGGCTGCCAGACGAAATAGAGCCGGTAATCGCACCAGCGCCCGCCGATCTCTACGACAAGCTCGTCCTCGGTGGCGCGATCGAAGGGCCATTCGTTGGCGGTTACGATCTCCTCGACCACGTCGAGCGGATTGTGGGCGGAAGTGGTGGTTTCGACGGCTACTGCCGACATGTCAGCGTCCTCCTGTGAAGGCGCAATGGGCGGTACCGTTCCCCCGGACCAGAAGACGCGCCTGTGAAACCGCGCGGGTCCGGGCCAATACCCCGAAGGTGATGAAAAGACGAGCATCGGCACGCGGCGTCCGCCCGCATCGGCACCCGGTCAGCGTTCCGACCGGCCGACGTTCGGGTCGTCAACCGGCCAGGATCGGGCCGGGCCGCCGATGGCGGCACAGGCCGGTACGATGACGGGAGGGGTGCCGGGTGGTGCGGCTGCCCAGATGCTCAGGACGCGGCGGGCCCTGTGCCCGTGGTCCCTGTGCCGCCGGCATCCGCGGCGGGCTTCGCCGGCGCGGGAGTCGCCGGATCGGTGTCGGCCACCGCCGGAACGCCGGC from Azospirillum ramasamyi includes:
- a CDS encoding methyl-accepting chemotaxis protein, whose product is MDALRSFVGRLSISTKVTVLNLFGMLILSTAILFAIGQVIVRDLERQAIEMQRLSMDIAWSALNERGSSFTVADGKLLLDGVVMNDNNFVVDKIKRITGGTATLFLGDRRIATNVMGADGTRAVGTTLAQGPAYDSVLRLGVPFRGMVEILGEPYYAAYDPIKDKAGNPVGILYVGIKKAEVFKTFDDSMRFATMLVVLCAAALAVPGYLVSRRLLRPLGQLSRVMTALSSGDLTAEVAGAKRLDEIGAMSCSVLVFRDGMAEAERLRAEQEQQRVQGEAQKRRALQSMADTVEQESRGAVERVAARTQEMDRNAGAMANSAGLVGSNAQNVAAAAAQALSNAQAVASAAEQLTASIEEIGSQVGHAASVTRAAVAASEQTESTIESLSSAVGRIGDVAELIQGIAAQTNLLALNATIEAARAGEAGKGFAVVANEVKNLANQTSRSTEEISRLIAEIQSVTARSVEEVRNISRTIGEIDAISGTVAAAVEQQASATQEISRNVGQTASAATDVSTRIDEVSREAKVTEERADLLRTGASEVTHSIDELMHVLVRAVRTATDDVDRRSLPRYLVDAPCTVEGPEGRLTVRLHDISRHGAALTDADAIGGRGTLLLDSLGVALPFEAFTREEGVVRVRFRLAEIDRQAFEACFGRFEEAMASRRLAS
- a CDS encoding tRNA-binding protein, giving the protein MTISYDDFAKVDIRVGTIRAVEFFPEARKPAYKLTIDFGGDIGTKRSSAQITSHYAADALIGCQVLAVVNFPPKRIGPFTSEVLCLGLPDAEGAVVLVGPDHEVPDGARLF
- a CDS encoding phasin family protein — translated: MAKTSGNPFLEFDPSKLIGDLKVPGVDIETIIASQRKNIEAVTAANQLAYEGFQAIVRRQAEVLRNVTEDVNRAVGELTAAGTPEEKAAKQADLVKAAFEKSLANIRELSEMIAKSNTEAAEILTKRVSDSLDEVKAAIAKTKG
- a CDS encoding TetR family transcriptional regulator, which translates into the protein MSDMSSDKPEDNSFRSDPTDPDSLDRTVAAAAMRLAAEKGWRRVGLLEIARAAGIPLSRFHHRYRGRADVLAAVSRVADATVLAGDVAADPTESARDRLFDVMMRRFDALRPFRDGLRAVLRDLPADPATALAFSCAFGRSMAWMLRAAGIDPDQRGGAALVAGLGTVQARVMRVFLNDDTADLSRTMAALDSALRRAERWGATFCRWSGRRGPHGRGTGPASMASTA
- a CDS encoding YbaK/EbsC family protein; this translates as MTTTLSPSAARVQSLLDDIGLGHRVIEHEGSTRTSEDAANSVGCEVAQIAKSLIFRTKETGRPVLVVASGANRVDEKAVGRLLGEKIERADPEFVRESTGFAIGGVPPIGHAVPPLVLIDDDLLRLETIWAAAGTPNAVFRLTPADLVSMTGGRVETVRKA
- the proC gene encoding pyrroline-5-carboxylate reductase; this translates as MTAETGASLLLVGCGKMGGAMLDGWLAAGTASRVVVVDRAGLPERLSGDARVSLASGADTLPDGFVPDVVVLAVKPQVMEEALPAYRALVRPGTVFLSIAAGKTIAYFERLLGEGAVLVRSMPNTPAAVGRGMTVAVPNAHVSAAQRDLSDRLLRAVGDVAWVEDEGLLDPVTAVSGSGPAYVFFLVEAMAKAGEAAGLPADLAMRLARATVSGAGALLDASPQEAADLRKAVTSPNGTTQAALEVLMAPDGLQPVMTAAIAAATRRSRELAG
- a CDS encoding YbjN domain-containing protein; its protein translation is MSAVAVETTTSAHNPLDVVEEIVTANEWPFDRATEDELVVEIGGRWCDYRLYFVWQPDVSAMQFSCQFDMKVQAARRTAVAELLAEVNGRMWLGHFDVCSEEHTPMFRQTMLLRGSRGAAVEQLEDLVEIALSECERFYPAFQFVIWGGKSAPEAVSAAILDTMGEA